In Pleuronectes platessa chromosome 5, fPlePla1.1, whole genome shotgun sequence, a single genomic region encodes these proteins:
- the bicra gene encoding BRD4-interacting chromatin-remodeling complex-associated protein isoform X6, translated as MDDEDGRCLLDVICDPEALNDFLHGSETHGHVPEVQPAVQLSASEPAGLPRVSVDLDFLEDEDILGGSPGGEGGSNGIGSNHEPCDILQQSLAEANITEQSLQEAEAELDLGSFGIPGLTQVVQTLPDASLSGAGGTAVGIGVGVGGAATIFPGSAPSATATPPNATADMLGSVLAQQGLQLQSQVMNKAISVQPFMQPMGLGNVTLQPISSLQGLPNGSQSGHLGIGQIQVVGQPTVMTINQSGQQILAKAMGGYQLHQSGPEMSGAGSQAGLGGSGGGLLIQGNKATLGSPALNGPAVCVSSTNSISGSTMTASAGLVGFGSNTLSSGIGPQTHNQGQIMQNVIIQRTPTPIQPKPPHGGAIQPKLFKQQSQPTAQTLQNDAHKALGHSQNVAFLTGKPGSNVVLSTQATTQGTQFQQALFKQQAAQQSGKPLSVHLLNQSGSIVLPHQTVLQGQNHQFLLPQLQAGGQILTQHPGGHIITSQGPGGQLIANQILTNQNINLGQMLASQGHPGAHILSGPIQLQSGQMGTSTLFQMPVSLAQTQNQTQTHTVSGHAQTVIQGMPIQNSLTMLSQVEGLSPAVTLQPALQPQPGGVPNSSGTGAATMGQGQSGECVTVLGSSADQAAHPNQQHLQQSSILTMQPSVSVAITVPSSSPSMSVSTSSPVTAMGLVPHQSQHSPGRLLLTNQGQSMILSQESLQMFLQQEQHHQTENESTPPVGVPASVIVSSNSITALAPAVNDSQLADSWVGQSHSPSPGPSHMTAVVKQVPSSGHQQPLKIQSMSPSTAMTAPPVALSPQPSQSPLTLSQQIQSPLHQQQSRPPSQPQPQSQTPSRSCTPSSQIFILHNQITESPQTVSQVQQQQPQLQQTHIQVQLQPRPASQPAPYQQDMPPRSQSPKPPPAPTAQHQFTAAPVSTSATAVLKAQVPIPGLTAEQQHHLQLVGAQIQTLSGIAQPSPQQKQLLDKLHQVQQNILLQAAQPAQPQPQPQVTSQFSSQQDVPVDKVVITSTTSTGTPAQLPSVLQPTPVLVKTPATAASDLQVFSGAQGPAGAMVNQTVTPASLTQPAQVQPKPGVISSVGGMSLGKGGMQIQVIGGSLTQMPALQPLAPAQPQTTTMNMPFSAEPSKEARMLEQLRKQQGSVLHPNYSAPFHSIEDTLHRLLPYHLYQGTANSSEDYQRVDDEFEKVSSQLLKRTQAMLDKYRLLLFAESKQRLGPSAEMVMIDRMFIQEEKVALSQDRILAKERPEEFVANARLLGSGVSSQEKSAAAERTSVTGGVTAAAAPPPAPPALVPFSNIVPNPAPAPTPAPTPAPAPAPPPAPSAASVSPFPSTKLVIKHGGGGASVSWSSSCPPHPAAPSKAEPTSQSSSFGRGSAASYSSSSFNSQAAADDDDAVPQRTSKPPIKTYEARRRIGLKLKIKQDQTGFSKVVHNTALDPVHTPQQSSQSISQPQPQSAAAVPHPKSHPVSTPPATVIRTQSPVCTASSESSVPIATTQCNPTLRGSFPPNAAPSSSTSSSHTSSTSSSSTQMNGTLDHHDSGGVKHNPASTANPSPTTCRLPLRKTYRENISPRVRPGVPGGGDESLSYPRPTPSPPRHEASSPPSERTVIASVKVEKRGREPSHTHIESSHDRGRLGSAMQGLDEVDEVFNRGMKTTQHHHLPQLLDKEGAKERVEEHADQETDVSKYKRAGGKNRHRVGGTFRMDQHAPGPPSPESFTRDSILPAKRCKSDSPDMDNASFSSGSPPDDSLNEHLQCAIDSILNLQQEPSARGRHIKSNSRHHQHHSQRPGSSAASSHRPSVQPPSSASSSPSLAQHPQVGGRGHNGSLVPQTQSR; from the exons GGCCATGTTCCAGAGGTCCAGCCTGCTGTCCAGCTGTCGGCCAGTGAGCCGGCAGGCCTCCCCAGAGTCAGTGTTGACCTGGACTTCCTGGAGGATGAAGACATCTTGGGAGGGTCCCCAGGTGGCGAGGGTGGGAGCAACGGCATTGGGTCGAACCACGAGCCATGTGACATCCTGCAGCAGAGCTTGGCTGAAGCCAACATCACAGAGCAAAGCCTACAGGAGGCAGAGGCTGAGCTGGACCTGGGCTCCTTTGGAATTCCAGGCCTTACACAGGTGGTTCAGACGCTGCCTGATGCCAGCCTCTCTGGGGCTGGAGGCACTGCTGTAGGCATAGGTGTTGGCGTTGGGGGAGCAGCGACAATTTTCCCTGGGTCAGCCCCGAGCGCCACCGCTACTCCCCCCAATGCCACGGCCGACATGCTGGGGTCAGTGCTTGCTCAGCAGGGCCTTCAGCTTCAATCCCAGGTCATGAACAAGGCCATTAGTGTTCAGCCCTTTATGCAGCCTATGGGCCTGGGAAATGTGACACTTCAACCCATTTCAAGTCTCCAAGGTCTTCCCAATGGGAGTCAGTCTGGACATTTGGGTATCGGACAGATTCAGGTTGTGGGTCAGCCCACAGTCATGACTATCAATCAGTCTGGGCAACAAATCTTGGCTAAAGCCATGGGAGGTTACCAGTTGCACCAGTCTGGGCCAGAGATGTCAGGTGCTGGTTCTCAGGCGGGGCTTGGAGGCTCCGGAGGTGGACTTCTGATCCAAGGTAATAAAGCCACTTTGGGATCTCCAGCTTTAAATGGACCAGCTGTTTGTGTCAGCAGCACGAACAGCATCAGTGGCAGTACAATGACGGCTTCTGCTGGGCTTGTGGGCTTTGGCAGCAACACTCTAAGTTCAGGAATTGGACCTCAGACGCATAATCAAGGCCAAATCATGCAGAACGTGATCATCCAACGCACACCAACACCCATTCAACCTAAACCCCCCCATGGGGGAGCCATCCAACCGAAACTGTTCAAACAGCAGTCACAGCCAACAGCCCAAACCCTGCAAAACGATGCCCACAAGGCTTTAGGGCATTCTCAGAATGTAGCCTTCCTGACAGGAAAGCCAGGCTCGAACGTTGTCCTAAGTACTCAAGCCACAACACAGGGCACCCAGTTTCAACAAGCCCTTTTCAAGCAACAAGCAGCACAACAATCTGGCAAGCCCCTCAGCGTACACTTGTTAAACCAATCAGGCAGCATCGTTCTTCCCCATCAGACAGTCCTGCAAGGTCAGAACCACCAGTTTCTCCTGCCACAGCTACAGGCAGGTGGGCAGATCCTGACTCAGCACCCTGGGGGGCACATCATAACTAGCCAGGGTCCTGGTGGGCAGCTCATTGCAAACCAGATATTAACAAACCAGAATATCAACCTGGGTCAGATGTTGGCTTCACAGGGCCACCCTGGTGCCCATATCCTCTCTGGACCCATTCAGCTCCAGTCTGGCCAGATGGGCACATCCACCCTCTTTCAGATGCCTGTCTCATTGGCTCAGACTCAAAACcagacacagacccacacagtcTCGGGTCATGCCCAAACAGTCATACAGGGCATGCCCATCCAGAATTCCCTGACCATGCTAAGTCAAGTGGAGGGTCTGAGCCCGGCAGTCACCCTTCAGCCTGCCCTGCAACCTCAGCCGGGCGGAGTCCCCAACAGCAGTGGCACAGGAGCAGCAACCATGGGTCAAGGCCAATCTGGAGAGTGTGTTACTGTTCTGGGCAGCTCCGCGGACCAGGCTGCTCATCCCAATCAGCAGCATTTGCAGCAGTCCTCCATTCTCACCATGCAACCTTCTGTGTCCGTGGCTATCACAGTACCCTCCTCTTCTCCGTCCATGTCTGTGTCCACCTCTTCCCCTGTCACAGCAATGGGGCTGGTCCCCCATCAGTCTCAGCACAGTCCAGGAAGGTTACTGCTCACCAACCAGGGCCAAAGCATGATCTTGAGCCAGGAGTCTCTGCAGATGTTCCTGCAACAG GAGCAGCACCACCAAACAGAGAATGAGTCAACCCCCCCTGTGGGCGTACCAGCGTCCGTAAtcgtcagcagcaacagcatCACTGCTCTGGCCCCCGCTGTCAATGACAGCCAGTTAGCTGACTCTTGGGTGGGTCAGAGCCACAGTCCTTCCCCTGGCCCCTCCCACATGACAGCAGTGGTAAAGCAG GTACCCTCTAGTGGACATCAGCAGCCCCTGAAGATCCAGAGCATGTCCCCGTCAACAGCCATGACAGCGCCCCCAGTGGCACTCAGCCCTCAGCCCTCCCAGTCTCCCCTCACTCTGAGCCAGCAGATCCAGTCACCGCTCCATCAGCAGCAGTCACGTCCTCCCTCTCAGCCTCAGCCACAGTCTCAAACTCCCTCCCGCTCCTGCACGCCCTCCTCTCAGATCTTTATTCTCCACAACCAGATTACAGAATCTCCCCAAACTGTTTCGcaagtccagcagcagcagccacagcttCAGCAGACACACATTCAAGTTCAGCTTCAGCCGCGGCCAGCCTCTCAGCCGGCCCCCTATCAACAAGATATGCCTCCTAGGTCACAGTCACCTAAGCCTCCTCCGGCACCAACTGCACAGCACCAGTTCACTGCAGCTCCTGTCAGCACTTCTGCCACTGCGGTCCTGAAAGCCCAGGTTCCCATCCCGGGTctgacagcagagcagcagcaccaccTGCAACTAGTGGGAGCGCAGATTCAGACCCTGTCGGGCATCGCCCAGCCGTCACCTCAGCAGAAACAGTTGCTGGATAAGCTGCATCAG GTCCAGCAGAACATCCTGCTGCAGGCCGCGCAGCCAGCTCAGCCTCAGCCCCAGCCCCAAGTCACCAGTCAGTTCAGTTCCCAGCAAGATGTGCCTGTCGATAAAGTTGTGATTACATCAACAACCAGCACTGGTACACCTGCTCAACTTCCCTCTGTGCTGCAGCCGACACCAGTGCTCGTCAAAACTCCGGCTACAG CAGCAAGTGACTTACAGGTATTCTCAGGAGCCCAAGGGCCAGCTGGAGCAATGGTGAATCAGACTGTCACTCCTGCAAGCCTTACCCAGCCTGCACAG GTTCAGCCAAAGCCAGGAGTGATCAGCTCAGTTGGAGGGATGAGTCTGGGGAAAGGTGGGATGCAGATACAGGTGATAGGAGGTAGTCTGACTCAAATGCCTGCTCTACAGCCCCTAGCTCCAGCACAACCTCAG ACAACAACAATGAATATGCCTTTCAGTGCAGAGCCCAGTAAAGAAGCCAG GATGCTAGAACAGCTGAGGAAACAGCAGGGTTCAGTGCTTCACCCAAACTACAGTGCTCCTTTCCACTCTATTGAGGACACACTGCACAGACTGCTGCCTTACCATCTCTACCAGGGAACTGCCAACTCTTCTGAAGACTATCAAAGAG TGGACGATGAATTTGAGAAAGTCTCCTCTCAGCTGCTGAAAAGGACCCAGGCCATGCTGGATAAATATCGCCTACTGCTCTTTGCAGAGTCAAAA CAGAGACTGGGCCCCTCGGCAGAGATGGTGATGATCGACCGGATGTTCATTCAGGAGGAGAAGGTCGCGTTGAGTCAGGACAGGATTCTGGCTAAGGAGAGACCAG AGGAGTTTGTAGCAAATGCTCGCTTGTTGGGGAGTGGAGTTTCATCGCAAGAGAAATCCGCTGCTGCTGAGCGCACGTCAGTTACTGGAGGTGTAacggctgctgctgccccccctcCAGCACCTCCTGCCCTAGTCCCTTTTTCAAACATCGTCCCAAACCCTGCCCCTGCACCCACCCCAGCTCCAACTCCAGCTCctgcacctgctcctcctcctgctcctagCGCCGCTTCTGTCTCCCCTTTTCCTTCTACCAAACTAGTAATAAAGCACGGTGGAGGTGGAGCCTCTGTGTCGTGGTCCAGCAGCTGTCCACCACATCCGGCTGCACCGAGTAAGGCTGAACCCACCAGCCAGAGCTCCTCCTTCGGTCGTGGGTCGGCAGCATCTTACTCGTCGTCGTCCTTCAACTCTCAAGCAGCAGCCGACGATGACGACGCGGTCCCACAGAGAACCAGCAAACCGCCTATCAAGACCTACGAGGCTCGCAGGAGGATCGGCTTGAAACTGAAGATCAAGCAGGATCAAACCGGGTTCAGCAAGGTGGTCCATAACACTGCCTTAGACCCGGTGCACACACCTCAGCAGAGCAGCCAGTCCATATCACAGCCTCAGCCTCAGTCGGCAGCTGCTGTTCCACATCCAAAGTCCCACCCTGTATCTACCCCCCCTGCTACAGTCATCAGAACTCAGTCCCCCGTATGCactgcttcttctgaatcatCAGTCCCCATAGCAACCACTCAATGTAACCCGACACTGAGAGGTAGTTTTCCTCCCAACGCAGCCCCatcttcctctacctcttcctctcatACCTcgtcaacctcctcctcctccactcaaaTGAATGGGACTTTAGATCATCACGACAGTGGTGGGGTCAAACACAATCCGGCCTCCACCGCCAATCCCTCGCCAACCACCTGCCGCCTCCCCCTTCGAAAAACCTATCGGGAAAACATTAGTCCCCGTGTCAGACCTGGTGTCCCCGGGGGAGGAGATGAAAGTTTGTCCTACCCCCGACCCACGCCATCGCCCCCCAGGCACGAGGCCTCATCCCCCCCCTCAGAGCGGACAGTGATAGCCAGTGTGAAGGTGGAGAAAAGAGGCCGGGAGCCCTCGCACACTCACATAGAGTCGAGCCACGACAGGGGCCGTTTAGGGAGTGCAATGCAGGGGCTTGATGAAGTGGATGAGGTGTTTAACCGTGGTATGAAAACCACACAGCACCATCATCTTCCACAGCTCCTAGACAAGGAGGGGGCAAAGGAGAGAGTGGAGGAGCACGCAGACCAAGAGACAGATGTAAGTAAATACAAGAGGGCAGGCGGGAAAAATAGACATAGGGTCGGTGGGACGTTCAGAATGGACCAGCATGCCCCTGGGCCACCTTCCCCAGAGTCCTTCACACGAGACTCTATACTTCCTGCCAAACGCTGCAAATCGGACTCCCCTGACATGGATAACGCCAGCTTCTCCAGTGGCAGCCCCCCGGACGACTCTCTGAACGAGCATCTGCAGTGCGCCATCGACAGCATCCTGAACCTGCAGCAGGAGCCCTCGGCCCGTGGGCGCCACATTAAAAGCAACAGCAGGCACCACCAACACCACAGCCAGCGCCCAGGGAGCTCGGCAGCTTCGTCCCACAGACCCTCAGTCCAGcccccctcctctgcttcctcgtCCCCCTCCTTGGCCCAGCACCCTCAGGTCGGTGGCCGTGGCCACAATGGCAGCCTGGTGCCCCAGACTCAAAGTAGATAA
- the bicra gene encoding BRD4-interacting chromatin-remodeling complex-associated protein isoform X7 — MDDEDGRCLLDVICDPEALNDFLHGSETHGHVPEVQPAVQLSASEPAGLPRVSVDLDFLEDEDILGGSPGGEGGSNGIGSNHEPCDILQQSLAEANITEQSLQEAEAELDLGSFGIPGLTQVVQTLPDASLSGAGGTAVGIGVGVGGAATIFPGSAPSATATPPNATADMLGSVLAQQGLQLQSQVMNKAISVQPFMQPMGLGNVTLQPISSLQGLPNGSQSGHLGIGQIQVVGQPTVMTINQSGQQILAKAMGGYQLHQSGPEMSGAGSQAGLGGSGGGLLIQGNKATLGSPALNGPAVCVSSTNSISGSTMTASAGLVGFGSNTLSSGIGPQTHNQGQIMQNVIIQRTPTPIQPKPPHGGAIQPKLFKQQSQPTAQTLQNDAHKALGHSQNVAFLTGKPGSNVVLSTQATTQGTQFQQALFKQQAAQQSGKPLSVHLLNQSGSIVLPHQTVLQGQNHQFLLPQLQAGGQILTQHPGGHIITSQGPGGQLIANQILTNQNINLGQMLASQGHPGAHILSGPIQLQSGQMGTSTLFQMPVSLAQTQNQTQTHTVSGHAQTVIQGMPIQNSLTMLSQVEGLSPAVTLQPALQPQPGGVPNSSGTGAATMGQGQSGECVTVLGSSADQAAHPNQQHLQQSSILTMQPSVSVAITVPSSSPSMSVSTSSPVTAMGLVPHQSQHSPGRLLLTNQGQSMILSQESLQMFLQQVPSSGHQQPLKIQSMSPSTAMTAPPVALSPQPSQSPLTLSQQIQSPLHQQQSRPPSQPQPQSQTPSRSCTPSSQIFILHNQITESPQTVSQVQQQQPQLQQTHIQVQLQPRPASQPAPYQQDMPPRSQSPKPPPAPTAQHQFTAAPVSTSATAVLKAQVPIPGLTAEQQHHLQLVGAQIQTLSGIAQPSPQQKQLLDKLHQHVRMCFQVQQNILLQAAQPAQPQPQPQVTSQFSSQQDVPVDKVVITSTTSTGTPAQLPSVLQPTPVLVKTPATAASDLQVFSGAQGPAGAMVNQTVTPASLTQPAQVQPKPGVISSVGGMSLGKGGMQIQVIGGSLTQMPALQPLAPAQPQTTTMNMPFSAEPSKEARMLEQLRKQQGSVLHPNYSAPFHSIEDTLHRLLPYHLYQGTANSSEDYQRVDDEFEKVSSQLLKRTQAMLDKYRLLLFAESKAFKPEQRLGPSAEMVMIDRMFIQEEKVALSQDRILAKERPEEFVANARLLGSGVSSQEKSAAAERTSVTGGVTAAAAPPPAPPALVPFSNIVPNPAPAPTPAPTPAPAPAPPPAPSAASVSPFPSTKLVIKHGGGGASVSWSSSCPPHPAAPSKAEPTSQSSSFGRGSAASYSSSSFNSQAAADDDDAVPQRTSKPPIKTYEARRRIGLKLKIKQDQTGFSKVVHNTALDPVHTPQQSSQSISQPQPQSAAAVPHPKSHPVSTPPATVIRTQSPVCTASSESSVPIATTQCNPTLRGSFPPNAAPSSSTSSSHTSSTSSSSTQMNGTLDHHDSGGVKHNPASTANPSPTTCRLPLRKTYRENISPRVRPGVPGGGDESLSYPRPTPSPPRHEASSPPSERTVIASVKVEKRGREPSHTHIESSHDRGRLGSAMQGLDEVDEVFNRGMKTTQHHHLPQLLDKEGAKERVEEHADQETDVSKYKRAGGKNRHRVGGTFRMDQHAPGPPSPESFTRDSILPAKRCKSDSPDMDNASFSSGSPPDDSLNEHLQCAIDSILNLQQEPSARGRHIKSNSRHHQHHSQRPGSSAASSHRPSVQPPSSASSSPSLAQHPQVGGRGHNGSLVPQTQSR, encoded by the exons GGCCATGTTCCAGAGGTCCAGCCTGCTGTCCAGCTGTCGGCCAGTGAGCCGGCAGGCCTCCCCAGAGTCAGTGTTGACCTGGACTTCCTGGAGGATGAAGACATCTTGGGAGGGTCCCCAGGTGGCGAGGGTGGGAGCAACGGCATTGGGTCGAACCACGAGCCATGTGACATCCTGCAGCAGAGCTTGGCTGAAGCCAACATCACAGAGCAAAGCCTACAGGAGGCAGAGGCTGAGCTGGACCTGGGCTCCTTTGGAATTCCAGGCCTTACACAGGTGGTTCAGACGCTGCCTGATGCCAGCCTCTCTGGGGCTGGAGGCACTGCTGTAGGCATAGGTGTTGGCGTTGGGGGAGCAGCGACAATTTTCCCTGGGTCAGCCCCGAGCGCCACCGCTACTCCCCCCAATGCCACGGCCGACATGCTGGGGTCAGTGCTTGCTCAGCAGGGCCTTCAGCTTCAATCCCAGGTCATGAACAAGGCCATTAGTGTTCAGCCCTTTATGCAGCCTATGGGCCTGGGAAATGTGACACTTCAACCCATTTCAAGTCTCCAAGGTCTTCCCAATGGGAGTCAGTCTGGACATTTGGGTATCGGACAGATTCAGGTTGTGGGTCAGCCCACAGTCATGACTATCAATCAGTCTGGGCAACAAATCTTGGCTAAAGCCATGGGAGGTTACCAGTTGCACCAGTCTGGGCCAGAGATGTCAGGTGCTGGTTCTCAGGCGGGGCTTGGAGGCTCCGGAGGTGGACTTCTGATCCAAGGTAATAAAGCCACTTTGGGATCTCCAGCTTTAAATGGACCAGCTGTTTGTGTCAGCAGCACGAACAGCATCAGTGGCAGTACAATGACGGCTTCTGCTGGGCTTGTGGGCTTTGGCAGCAACACTCTAAGTTCAGGAATTGGACCTCAGACGCATAATCAAGGCCAAATCATGCAGAACGTGATCATCCAACGCACACCAACACCCATTCAACCTAAACCCCCCCATGGGGGAGCCATCCAACCGAAACTGTTCAAACAGCAGTCACAGCCAACAGCCCAAACCCTGCAAAACGATGCCCACAAGGCTTTAGGGCATTCTCAGAATGTAGCCTTCCTGACAGGAAAGCCAGGCTCGAACGTTGTCCTAAGTACTCAAGCCACAACACAGGGCACCCAGTTTCAACAAGCCCTTTTCAAGCAACAAGCAGCACAACAATCTGGCAAGCCCCTCAGCGTACACTTGTTAAACCAATCAGGCAGCATCGTTCTTCCCCATCAGACAGTCCTGCAAGGTCAGAACCACCAGTTTCTCCTGCCACAGCTACAGGCAGGTGGGCAGATCCTGACTCAGCACCCTGGGGGGCACATCATAACTAGCCAGGGTCCTGGTGGGCAGCTCATTGCAAACCAGATATTAACAAACCAGAATATCAACCTGGGTCAGATGTTGGCTTCACAGGGCCACCCTGGTGCCCATATCCTCTCTGGACCCATTCAGCTCCAGTCTGGCCAGATGGGCACATCCACCCTCTTTCAGATGCCTGTCTCATTGGCTCAGACTCAAAACcagacacagacccacacagtcTCGGGTCATGCCCAAACAGTCATACAGGGCATGCCCATCCAGAATTCCCTGACCATGCTAAGTCAAGTGGAGGGTCTGAGCCCGGCAGTCACCCTTCAGCCTGCCCTGCAACCTCAGCCGGGCGGAGTCCCCAACAGCAGTGGCACAGGAGCAGCAACCATGGGTCAAGGCCAATCTGGAGAGTGTGTTACTGTTCTGGGCAGCTCCGCGGACCAGGCTGCTCATCCCAATCAGCAGCATTTGCAGCAGTCCTCCATTCTCACCATGCAACCTTCTGTGTCCGTGGCTATCACAGTACCCTCCTCTTCTCCGTCCATGTCTGTGTCCACCTCTTCCCCTGTCACAGCAATGGGGCTGGTCCCCCATCAGTCTCAGCACAGTCCAGGAAGGTTACTGCTCACCAACCAGGGCCAAAGCATGATCTTGAGCCAGGAGTCTCTGCAGATGTTCCTGCAACAG GTACCCTCTAGTGGACATCAGCAGCCCCTGAAGATCCAGAGCATGTCCCCGTCAACAGCCATGACAGCGCCCCCAGTGGCACTCAGCCCTCAGCCCTCCCAGTCTCCCCTCACTCTGAGCCAGCAGATCCAGTCACCGCTCCATCAGCAGCAGTCACGTCCTCCCTCTCAGCCTCAGCCACAGTCTCAAACTCCCTCCCGCTCCTGCACGCCCTCCTCTCAGATCTTTATTCTCCACAACCAGATTACAGAATCTCCCCAAACTGTTTCGcaagtccagcagcagcagccacagcttCAGCAGACACACATTCAAGTTCAGCTTCAGCCGCGGCCAGCCTCTCAGCCGGCCCCCTATCAACAAGATATGCCTCCTAGGTCACAGTCACCTAAGCCTCCTCCGGCACCAACTGCACAGCACCAGTTCACTGCAGCTCCTGTCAGCACTTCTGCCACTGCGGTCCTGAAAGCCCAGGTTCCCATCCCGGGTctgacagcagagcagcagcaccaccTGCAACTAGTGGGAGCGCAGATTCAGACCCTGTCGGGCATCGCCCAGCCGTCACCTCAGCAGAAACAGTTGCTGGATAAGCTGCATCAG catGTTCGGATGTGTTTCCAGGTCCAGCAGAACATCCTGCTGCAGGCCGCGCAGCCAGCTCAGCCTCAGCCCCAGCCCCAAGTCACCAGTCAGTTCAGTTCCCAGCAAGATGTGCCTGTCGATAAAGTTGTGATTACATCAACAACCAGCACTGGTACACCTGCTCAACTTCCCTCTGTGCTGCAGCCGACACCAGTGCTCGTCAAAACTCCGGCTACAG CAGCAAGTGACTTACAGGTATTCTCAGGAGCCCAAGGGCCAGCTGGAGCAATGGTGAATCAGACTGTCACTCCTGCAAGCCTTACCCAGCCTGCACAG GTTCAGCCAAAGCCAGGAGTGATCAGCTCAGTTGGAGGGATGAGTCTGGGGAAAGGTGGGATGCAGATACAGGTGATAGGAGGTAGTCTGACTCAAATGCCTGCTCTACAGCCCCTAGCTCCAGCACAACCTCAG ACAACAACAATGAATATGCCTTTCAGTGCAGAGCCCAGTAAAGAAGCCAG GATGCTAGAACAGCTGAGGAAACAGCAGGGTTCAGTGCTTCACCCAAACTACAGTGCTCCTTTCCACTCTATTGAGGACACACTGCACAGACTGCTGCCTTACCATCTCTACCAGGGAACTGCCAACTCTTCTGAAGACTATCAAAGAG TGGACGATGAATTTGAGAAAGTCTCCTCTCAGCTGCTGAAAAGGACCCAGGCCATGCTGGATAAATATCGCCTACTGCTCTTTGCAGAGTCAAAA GCGTTTAAACCTGAGCAGAGACTGGGCCCCTCGGCAGAGATGGTGATGATCGACCGGATGTTCATTCAGGAGGAGAAGGTCGCGTTGAGTCAGGACAGGATTCTGGCTAAGGAGAGACCAG AGGAGTTTGTAGCAAATGCTCGCTTGTTGGGGAGTGGAGTTTCATCGCAAGAGAAATCCGCTGCTGCTGAGCGCACGTCAGTTACTGGAGGTGTAacggctgctgctgccccccctcCAGCACCTCCTGCCCTAGTCCCTTTTTCAAACATCGTCCCAAACCCTGCCCCTGCACCCACCCCAGCTCCAACTCCAGCTCctgcacctgctcctcctcctgctcctagCGCCGCTTCTGTCTCCCCTTTTCCTTCTACCAAACTAGTAATAAAGCACGGTGGAGGTGGAGCCTCTGTGTCGTGGTCCAGCAGCTGTCCACCACATCCGGCTGCACCGAGTAAGGCTGAACCCACCAGCCAGAGCTCCTCCTTCGGTCGTGGGTCGGCAGCATCTTACTCGTCGTCGTCCTTCAACTCTCAAGCAGCAGCCGACGATGACGACGCGGTCCCACAGAGAACCAGCAAACCGCCTATCAAGACCTACGAGGCTCGCAGGAGGATCGGCTTGAAACTGAAGATCAAGCAGGATCAAACCGGGTTCAGCAAGGTGGTCCATAACACTGCCTTAGACCCGGTGCACACACCTCAGCAGAGCAGCCAGTCCATATCACAGCCTCAGCCTCAGTCGGCAGCTGCTGTTCCACATCCAAAGTCCCACCCTGTATCTACCCCCCCTGCTACAGTCATCAGAACTCAGTCCCCCGTATGCactgcttcttctgaatcatCAGTCCCCATAGCAACCACTCAATGTAACCCGACACTGAGAGGTAGTTTTCCTCCCAACGCAGCCCCatcttcctctacctcttcctctcatACCTcgtcaacctcctcctcctccactcaaaTGAATGGGACTTTAGATCATCACGACAGTGGTGGGGTCAAACACAATCCGGCCTCCACCGCCAATCCCTCGCCAACCACCTGCCGCCTCCCCCTTCGAAAAACCTATCGGGAAAACATTAGTCCCCGTGTCAGACCTGGTGTCCCCGGGGGAGGAGATGAAAGTTTGTCCTACCCCCGACCCACGCCATCGCCCCCCAGGCACGAGGCCTCATCCCCCCCCTCAGAGCGGACAGTGATAGCCAGTGTGAAGGTGGAGAAAAGAGGCCGGGAGCCCTCGCACACTCACATAGAGTCGAGCCACGACAGGGGCCGTTTAGGGAGTGCAATGCAGGGGCTTGATGAAGTGGATGAGGTGTTTAACCGTGGTATGAAAACCACACAGCACCATCATCTTCCACAGCTCCTAGACAAGGAGGGGGCAAAGGAGAGAGTGGAGGAGCACGCAGACCAAGAGACAGATGTAAGTAAATACAAGAGGGCAGGCGGGAAAAATAGACATAGGGTCGGTGGGACGTTCAGAATGGACCAGCATGCCCCTGGGCCACCTTCCCCAGAGTCCTTCACACGAGACTCTATACTTCCTGCCAAACGCTGCAAATCGGACTCCCCTGACATGGATAACGCCAGCTTCTCCAGTGGCAGCCCCCCGGACGACTCTCTGAACGAGCATCTGCAGTGCGCCATCGACAGCATCCTGAACCTGCAGCAGGAGCCCTCGGCCCGTGGGCGCCACATTAAAAGCAACAGCAGGCACCACCAACACCACAGCCAGCGCCCAGGGAGCTCGGCAGCTTCGTCCCACAGACCCTCAGTCCAGcccccctcctctgcttcctcgtCCCCCTCCTTGGCCCAGCACCCTCAGGTCGGTGGCCGTGGCCACAATGGCAGCCTGGTGCCCCAGACTCAAAGTAGATAA